One stretch of Corynebacterium callunae DSM 20147 DNA includes these proteins:
- a CDS encoding dihydrofolate reductase: MIGAIWAQSRNGVIGDGQGMPWHIPEDLKHFKAVTLGQPVIMGRRTWESLPFKPLPGRENLVLSSRDPGEWSAGATVITEIPQEGWIIGGGEVYRATVGAADVLEITLVDVEIAHPTAVYAPEIPADFHLEKESEWQESGEYRYKFLRYIKD; the protein is encoded by the coding sequence ATGATCGGGGCGATTTGGGCCCAAAGCCGCAACGGAGTCATCGGCGACGGTCAAGGCATGCCCTGGCACATCCCTGAAGACCTCAAACACTTCAAAGCCGTTACCCTCGGCCAACCAGTGATTATGGGCCGTCGCACCTGGGAATCGCTCCCCTTTAAACCACTGCCCGGCCGCGAGAACCTCGTACTATCCTCGCGGGATCCCGGCGAGTGGTCCGCCGGGGCAACCGTAATCACCGAAATCCCCCAAGAAGGCTGGATTATCGGGGGCGGCGAGGTCTACCGCGCCACCGTCGGTGCCGCGGACGTGCTTGAAATAACGCTTGTCGACGTCGAAATAGCGCATCCAACGGCTGTTTACGCCCCAGAAATCCCCGCGGATTTCCATTTGGAAAAAGAATCCGAATGGCAAGAATCCGGCGAGTACCGCTACAAATTCCTCCGCTATATTAAGGACTAA
- a CDS encoding 3'(2'),5'-bisphosphate nucleotidase CysQ: MTAQIDDSILTHRLAQGTGEILKGVRNVGVLRGRNLGDAGDDLAQNWIARVLEQHRPDDGFLSEEAADNLDRLSKDRVWIIDPLDGTKEFATGRQDWAVHIALVENGIPTHAAVGLPDLGVVFHSADARAVTGPYSKVIAISHNRPPKVALHCADKLGFVTEALGSAGAKAMHVLLGDYDAYIHAGGQYEWDSAAPVGVCKAAGLHCSRLDGSELTYNNKDTYLPDVLICRPELAEDILKMCKDFYEENGSY, translated from the coding sequence ATGACTGCTCAGATTGATGATTCAATCCTCACCCACCGTCTTGCCCAAGGCACTGGTGAAATCCTTAAAGGTGTACGCAACGTAGGCGTATTACGTGGTCGAAACCTCGGCGATGCCGGCGACGACCTGGCCCAGAATTGGATTGCCCGCGTTTTGGAGCAGCACCGCCCCGATGACGGCTTCCTCTCGGAAGAAGCAGCCGATAACCTAGACCGCCTTTCCAAGGACCGCGTTTGGATTATCGACCCCCTCGATGGCACCAAAGAATTTGCCACCGGCCGCCAAGATTGGGCCGTACATATTGCCCTGGTAGAAAACGGCATTCCCACCCACGCTGCGGTAGGCCTGCCAGACCTCGGTGTGGTTTTCCACTCCGCGGACGCTCGTGCTGTCACTGGACCTTATTCCAAGGTGATTGCTATTTCCCATAACCGTCCACCAAAGGTTGCTTTGCACTGCGCCGATAAATTGGGCTTTGTTACCGAAGCTCTTGGTTCTGCTGGAGCTAAGGCCATGCACGTATTGCTGGGCGATTATGACGCCTATATCCATGCCGGTGGCCAATACGAGTGGGATTCTGCTGCGCCTGTTGGTGTGTGTAAGGCAGCTGGTCTGCACTGCTCGCGGCTCGATGGTTCTGAGTTGACCTATAACAACAAGGACACCTATCTCCCCGATGTTTTGATCTGCCGCCCTGAACTGGCCGAAGATATCCTCAAGATGTGTAAGGACTTCTACGAGGAAAACGGCTCCTACTAA
- a CDS encoding mycoredoxin: MSNVTIYATDWCPYCKALLRGLEGQEFDLIDVDQDEEAGEWVKSVNNGNRVVPTVLFSDGTHATNPPAAEVIAKLEALA, from the coding sequence ATGAGCAATGTAACCATCTACGCCACCGACTGGTGCCCTTACTGCAAAGCACTGCTGCGCGGACTTGAAGGCCAGGAATTTGATCTCATCGACGTCGATCAAGACGAAGAGGCTGGCGAATGGGTGAAATCCGTCAACAATGGCAACCGTGTGGTTCCTACCGTGCTGTTTTCAGATGGCACCCACGCTACTAATCCTCCAGCTGCTGAGGTTATTGCCAAGCTTGAGGCGCTGGCTTAG
- a CDS encoding type I polyketide synthase has protein sequence MSISSLTPLHSFKEPAILYAGQASAWQQVIADASDDHIAANHLRELLSRSRAKTAPYARQIASTVPGSLARLEALTREDAEIGSDIDPQPAVSIPGILLGQIAATRQLRDLGLDVEKATRLGHSQGILGVAAVDNEEDVLAFAILLGTAASQFAGKGAHMLSVRGLNREVVEATIAEVDGVEVSLRNARTHFVVSGKPEALKKAAAALQRAADAYNEDINEKRKGGSLAEPKFDYLDVAIPFHHSSMQEAADLAVKWSAACGLNVDARTLAEAILVKPSDWVEQIANLKADYVLSLDAGVTRFTAPLLDGTGITLIPAFSAAERDNLARPGFQIPTAEDWSEFAPKLVKLPNGDLKVITGFSTLTGYSPILLAGMTPTTVDPAIVAAAANAGHWAEMAGGGQYSEEVFTGNKEKLVSLLNVGRSAQFNSMFFDRYMWNLQFGAQRIVSKARATGTSINGVVVSAGIPEVEEATELIKDLNADGFPYVAFKPGTVDQIRAALKIAAANPDTKIIVQIEDGHAGGHHSWVNLDDLLLTTYAELRAHKNVVVVIGGGIGTPEKAAYYLTGEWSKDLGYPKMPVDGILVGTAAMATKEATTSPQVKQALVDTPGVDPQDAGGWVGRGQARGGVTSGLSHLHADMYELDNDSAAASRLISSIDSDDYADHREELIAAINKTSKPFYGEVEEMTYAQWIERWVELAYPTQDPTWDDRFFDLVHRIEARLNDAEQGAITTLFPDLESVADEQAAVEKLLAAYPNAREIKVSARDAAWFIGLCRKHHKPMPWVPAIDADLARWWGLDTLWQSQNERYGANQVRVIPGPVSVAGIDRVDEPVAELLGRFEAACVEALDEEPTEIYSRLNAAKDEREFLLATPHIVWHGNLIDNPAHVLKEGAFELIEEDGYWIIRILADSYFDDLPLEQRPYLVKHVDIPVELGDAVATGGSPVVSREKLPKSVFELLAGVAGVGSVSAAGDEIKALPVAEEDGSPFGVVRDSFTFPASLLAAHTAVTGAALEEHNTGTPDVLMGACWPAIYAALGTGKLSDGYPVIEGLLNAVHLDHLLDLHIPLEELADGRTIDVEARTDSIEESSSGRIVTVRITLTTEGEVAAKLVTRFAIRGRITTTEMASQADAYGARAEVVEPTPRSFVRQATVSAPADMTPFAMVSGDYNPIHTSDNAAKLVGLDAALVHGMWLSATAQHLAGLGSEVIGWTYSMYGMVQLNDVVDITVERVGRAGLKPAYEVTCRIDGNVVSRGQALLREPATAYVYPGQGIQAKGMGQGDRTASPEARAIWERADAHTRANLGFSIQQVIDENPTELKVGDTTFVHPAGVLNLTQFTQVALAVVAYAQTARLQAANAIVEGSLYAGHSLGEYTALASLGNIFELEGVIDVVFSRGSAMHSLVPRDAQGRSNYGLAAFRPNMINVPATEVENWVNRIAEESGEFLQIVNYNVDGQQYAVAGTLAGLKALKASASANPRAYVNIPGIDVPFHSSVLRPGVPAFAQKLDELLPETIDIEALRGRYIPNLVARPFELTQDFVDAILAVVPSERLKGLKVADTDENTLARLLLIELLSWQFASPVRWIETQALIIDKVEQIIEVGLAASPTLTNLALRTMDVIGESRPVYNVERDQDIVMLNDVRQAPVAEVEEEETVAAPEAQAAPAAPVAAAAPAAAPVAVGNAPELKFNAADAIMVLFAVQNKIKIDQITAADTSETLTNGVSSRRNQMLMDMSTELSVPTIDGAADADVATLKGRVVTAAPGYKPFGPVLSETVRARLRTLTGAAGLKTSYVADRVTGTWGLPESWVAHVEAELLLGTREGESVRGGNLGTLPATASNKADVDALIDGAVQNVAAANGANVSLSSGGAAAGGGVVDSAALDAYASTVTGEEGVLANVARGILSQLGLDNKEQVEGAEIDTELYDAVEAELGTGWLKLVTPVFSADRAILFDDRWASAREDLARLANGAEIAVERFIGTGATVAKQASWWADHVEDTALAATLTEVAKLAAQPAEEPHAEDVALVTGAAPESIAGAVAARLLSEGATVIMTASNVSQARKEYARKLYANNASPNAKLWIVPANMSSYRDVDALIDWIGNEQRVTVGGSVTVTKPALTPTLAYPFAAPSVSGSLADAGPQAENQARLLLWSVERTIAGLANLASRGVDGRVHVVLPGSPNRGMFGGDGAYGEVKAAFDAILAKWGSETGWPEFVTLAQARIGWVAGTGLMGRNDVLIPAAEKLGIHVYTPEEISTELLGLASAESRAKALEAPIDYDLTGGLSGGVSIAELAASLEADTAEAAAEDAETIKALPSPKHPEQKAGAQVGDVTTDLDDMVVMVGVGEISSWGSGRTRFEAEYGIQRDGSVELTAAGVLELAWMMGLISWNEDPKPAWYDADGTEVPEEEVYERFRDEVVARCGIRELVNDAFLVDGGSMDAAEIFLDRDISFSVTSAEEAQAYVDADASATVEEADGEWIVTKKKGSTSFVPRKATLTRSVAGQLPTDFDPAKWGIPASMLDALDNIAAWNLVTAVDAFLSSGFSPAELLQSVHPADVSSTQGTGIGGMQSLRKLFVNRFLGQDRPSDILQETLPNVVAAHTMQSYVGGYGQMIHPVAACATAAVSVEEGVDKIRLGKADFVVAGGIDDIQVESLTGFGDMNATADTQAMLDKGIDPRFISRGNDRRRGGFLEAAGGGTVLLARASVAADMGLPVLAVVAHAQSYADGAHTSIPAPGLGALGAARGGENSRLARELKKMGLTPDDVRVISKHDTSTNANDPNESELHTLLWKTIGREADNPMFIISQKSLTGHSKGGAALFQIGGLVSVLETGKLPQNASLDCVDPEMAEKGENFVWLREPLDLGVGTIKAAALTSLGFGHVAAVVVMATVGVFEEAMRNAGRDVEEWRKRATERLRAGANRLEAGMVGRAPLFEQVEGRRLPEKGAHQAEINMLIDADARLGADGTYRV, from the coding sequence GTGAGTATTTCTTCACTGACGCCGCTGCATTCTTTCAAAGAACCAGCAATTCTCTACGCCGGTCAGGCTTCTGCCTGGCAGCAGGTGATCGCTGATGCCAGCGACGACCACATCGCCGCCAACCACCTGCGCGAGCTGCTGTCTCGTTCACGTGCAAAAACTGCCCCTTATGCCCGTCAAATCGCCTCCACCGTCCCAGGCTCCCTGGCACGCTTGGAAGCACTGACCCGCGAAGATGCGGAAATCGGTTCCGATATTGATCCACAGCCTGCAGTGTCCATTCCTGGAATCCTACTCGGTCAGATTGCTGCCACCCGCCAGTTGCGCGATTTGGGATTAGACGTAGAAAAGGCAACTCGTCTCGGCCACTCCCAGGGAATCTTGGGTGTTGCAGCTGTAGATAATGAAGAAGATGTGCTCGCCTTCGCTATCTTGCTTGGCACCGCAGCTTCCCAGTTCGCCGGCAAGGGCGCGCATATGCTCTCCGTGCGTGGCCTTAACCGCGAAGTGGTCGAAGCAACTATTGCAGAGGTTGATGGGGTTGAAGTATCCCTGCGTAATGCCCGCACCCACTTTGTAGTTTCCGGCAAGCCAGAAGCTCTGAAGAAGGCAGCTGCTGCACTGCAGCGTGCCGCTGATGCCTACAACGAAGACATCAATGAAAAGCGCAAGGGTGGATCCCTCGCCGAGCCTAAGTTTGACTACCTCGATGTAGCCATCCCATTCCACCATTCCTCCATGCAGGAAGCTGCCGACCTAGCAGTTAAGTGGTCTGCAGCCTGTGGACTTAACGTTGATGCACGTACCTTGGCTGAAGCAATTCTGGTTAAGCCCAGCGATTGGGTAGAGCAGATCGCAAACCTCAAGGCAGATTATGTACTCTCCCTTGACGCAGGCGTCACCCGCTTCACCGCACCTTTGCTTGATGGCACCGGCATCACCCTTATCCCAGCATTCTCTGCAGCAGAGCGCGATAACCTGGCTCGCCCAGGTTTCCAGATCCCAACTGCTGAAGACTGGTCTGAGTTCGCACCAAAGCTAGTCAAGCTGCCTAATGGTGATCTGAAGGTCATCACGGGTTTCTCCACCTTGACTGGTTATTCCCCAATCTTGCTGGCTGGTATGACCCCAACCACTGTTGACCCAGCGATCGTTGCAGCTGCTGCAAACGCTGGCCACTGGGCTGAAATGGCCGGCGGCGGACAGTACTCCGAAGAGGTCTTCACCGGCAACAAGGAAAAGCTTGTTTCCTTGCTTAACGTTGGACGTTCCGCACAGTTCAACTCCATGTTCTTTGACCGCTACATGTGGAACCTGCAGTTCGGTGCGCAGCGCATTGTTTCCAAGGCCCGCGCTACCGGTACCTCCATCAACGGTGTGGTAGTTTCCGCTGGTATTCCTGAGGTTGAGGAAGCAACCGAGCTGATCAAGGACCTCAACGCAGATGGCTTCCCATATGTTGCCTTCAAGCCAGGTACCGTTGATCAGATTCGTGCAGCCCTCAAGATTGCGGCTGCTAACCCTGATACTAAGATCATCGTGCAGATCGAAGATGGCCACGCAGGTGGACACCACTCTTGGGTTAACCTCGATGACCTTCTGCTCACCACCTATGCAGAGCTGCGCGCTCACAAGAATGTGGTCGTCGTAATCGGTGGCGGTATTGGTACCCCTGAAAAGGCTGCTTATTACCTCACCGGTGAATGGTCCAAGGACCTTGGCTATCCTAAGATGCCAGTCGACGGCATCCTCGTTGGTACCGCTGCAATGGCAACCAAGGAAGCAACCACTTCTCCTCAGGTTAAGCAAGCGCTTGTTGACACCCCCGGTGTTGATCCACAAGACGCTGGCGGCTGGGTTGGCCGTGGCCAGGCACGCGGTGGCGTGACCTCAGGTCTTTCTCACCTGCACGCTGATATGTACGAGTTGGACAATGACTCTGCAGCAGCATCTCGCCTGATCTCCTCCATTGATTCTGATGATTATGCAGATCACCGCGAAGAGCTGATCGCAGCCATCAACAAGACCTCCAAGCCTTTCTACGGCGAGGTCGAGGAAATGACCTACGCACAGTGGATCGAGCGCTGGGTTGAGCTTGCTTACCCAACTCAGGATCCAACCTGGGATGACCGCTTCTTTGATTTGGTTCACCGCATCGAAGCTCGCCTCAACGATGCTGAACAGGGTGCAATCACCACACTATTCCCAGATCTCGAGTCTGTTGCAGACGAGCAGGCAGCCGTCGAAAAGCTTCTTGCTGCCTACCCGAATGCCCGCGAGATTAAGGTCTCCGCGCGCGACGCCGCGTGGTTTATTGGTCTGTGCCGCAAGCACCACAAGCCAATGCCTTGGGTTCCTGCTATCGACGCCGACCTCGCACGTTGGTGGGGTCTGGATACCCTGTGGCAGTCCCAGAATGAGCGCTACGGCGCTAACCAAGTCCGCGTCATCCCAGGTCCAGTATCTGTGGCCGGCATTGACCGCGTTGATGAGCCTGTTGCAGAGCTCCTTGGTCGTTTTGAAGCTGCCTGCGTGGAAGCTCTCGACGAAGAACCAACCGAGATCTACTCCCGTCTCAACGCTGCCAAGGATGAGCGTGAATTCCTGCTCGCCACCCCACACATCGTGTGGCACGGCAACCTTATCGACAACCCAGCGCACGTCCTCAAGGAAGGCGCCTTTGAGCTCATTGAAGAGGACGGCTACTGGATCATCCGCATCCTTGCTGACTCCTACTTTGATGATCTGCCACTAGAGCAGCGTCCATACCTGGTCAAGCACGTTGACATCCCAGTTGAACTTGGCGATGCAGTGGCAACCGGTGGATCCCCAGTAGTCTCCCGCGAGAAGCTGCCTAAGTCTGTATTCGAGCTGCTTGCTGGCGTTGCCGGCGTTGGTTCTGTCTCCGCTGCTGGTGATGAAATCAAGGCTCTGCCAGTTGCTGAAGAAGATGGATCCCCATTCGGCGTGGTCCGTGATTCCTTCACCTTCCCAGCATCCTTGCTTGCAGCACACACCGCCGTGACCGGCGCTGCGCTGGAAGAGCACAACACCGGCACCCCTGACGTGCTCATGGGCGCTTGTTGGCCAGCCATTTACGCCGCACTGGGCACCGGTAAGCTTTCCGACGGCTACCCAGTCATCGAGGGTCTGCTCAACGCAGTGCACCTTGATCACCTGCTTGATCTGCACATCCCACTCGAGGAGCTGGCTGATGGCCGCACCATCGACGTAGAGGCACGCACCGACTCCATCGAGGAATCCTCCTCCGGACGTATCGTTACCGTGCGCATCACCTTGACCACCGAGGGCGAAGTTGCAGCCAAGCTGGTTACCCGCTTTGCAATCCGTGGCCGTATCACCACCACCGAGATGGCATCCCAGGCTGATGCTTATGGTGCTCGTGCTGAGGTTGTGGAGCCAACTCCACGTTCCTTCGTTCGCCAGGCAACCGTCTCTGCACCTGCAGATATGACTCCTTTTGCCATGGTTTCCGGCGACTACAACCCAATCCACACCTCTGACAACGCTGCCAAGCTAGTTGGTTTGGATGCTGCTCTCGTGCACGGCATGTGGCTCTCTGCTACCGCCCAGCACCTTGCAGGTCTTGGTTCCGAGGTCATCGGCTGGACCTACTCCATGTACGGCATGGTGCAGCTCAACGACGTTGTTGATATCACCGTCGAGCGCGTCGGCCGCGCAGGCCTGAAGCCTGCTTATGAGGTCACCTGCCGCATTGATGGCAATGTGGTTTCCCGTGGTCAGGCATTGCTCCGTGAGCCAGCTACTGCTTATGTTTACCCAGGTCAGGGTATTCAGGCTAAGGGCATGGGTCAGGGCGATCGCACCGCTAGCCCAGAGGCTCGCGCTATCTGGGAGCGTGCCGATGCACACACCCGCGCTAACCTCGGATTCTCCATCCAGCAGGTTATTGATGAAAACCCAACTGAGCTGAAGGTCGGCGATACCACCTTCGTACACCCAGCTGGCGTTCTTAACCTCACCCAGTTCACCCAGGTTGCACTGGCAGTAGTTGCCTACGCTCAGACTGCACGCCTGCAGGCTGCCAATGCAATTGTGGAGGGTTCCCTCTACGCAGGTCACTCCCTCGGCGAGTACACCGCACTGGCTTCCCTGGGCAATATCTTCGAACTCGAAGGTGTTATTGACGTGGTGTTCTCCCGCGGCTCCGCAATGCACTCCTTGGTGCCTCGCGATGCACAGGGACGTTCTAACTACGGTCTGGCTGCATTCCGTCCGAACATGATCAATGTTCCAGCCACCGAGGTTGAGAACTGGGTTAACCGCATTGCTGAAGAGTCCGGAGAATTCCTCCAGATCGTCAACTACAACGTTGATGGCCAGCAGTACGCAGTAGCTGGCACCTTGGCTGGACTGAAGGCCCTGAAGGCATCTGCTTCCGCCAACCCACGTGCTTATGTCAACATCCCAGGCATCGACGTTCCATTCCACTCCAGCGTGCTGCGCCCAGGCGTTCCTGCCTTTGCCCAGAAGCTTGATGAATTGCTGCCTGAGACCATCGACATCGAAGCTCTCCGCGGCCGTTATATTCCAAACCTGGTAGCTCGCCCATTTGAGCTCACCCAGGACTTTGTCGACGCCATCCTGGCAGTGGTTCCTTCCGAGCGCCTCAAGGGCCTCAAGGTTGCAGACACCGACGAGAACACCCTGGCTCGCTTGCTGCTCATCGAGCTGCTTTCCTGGCAGTTCGCCTCCCCAGTGCGTTGGATCGAGACCCAGGCCCTGATCATCGACAAGGTCGAGCAGATCATCGAGGTCGGCTTGGCAGCCTCCCCAACCCTGACCAACCTGGCGCTACGCACCATGGACGTCATCGGCGAATCCCGCCCCGTCTATAACGTAGAGCGCGACCAAGACATCGTGATGCTTAACGACGTCCGCCAGGCCCCAGTCGCAGAGGTTGAAGAGGAAGAAACTGTAGCAGCACCGGAAGCACAAGCCGCTCCAGCAGCACCAGTAGCTGCCGCAGCTCCTGCCGCCGCACCAGTTGCCGTGGGCAATGCGCCAGAACTGAAGTTCAACGCTGCCGACGCCATCATGGTGCTCTTCGCAGTACAGAACAAGATCAAGATTGATCAGATCACTGCTGCAGATACCTCTGAGACTCTGACCAACGGTGTTTCTTCTCGCCGTAACCAGATGCTCATGGACATGTCCACCGAGCTTTCCGTACCAACCATCGATGGTGCTGCGGATGCCGATGTAGCAACCCTTAAGGGCCGTGTGGTTACCGCCGCGCCGGGCTACAAGCCTTTTGGACCAGTTCTTTCCGAGACTGTCCGTGCACGTCTGCGTACCCTCACCGGCGCAGCAGGTCTTAAGACCTCCTACGTTGCAGATCGCGTAACCGGTACCTGGGGTCTCCCAGAAAGCTGGGTTGCACACGTAGAAGCAGAATTGCTGCTGGGTACCCGTGAAGGCGAATCTGTCCGTGGCGGAAACCTGGGCACCTTGCCTGCAACTGCTTCCAATAAGGCTGATGTTGATGCCCTCATTGACGGTGCAGTACAAAACGTTGCTGCCGCCAATGGCGCCAATGTCTCCTTGTCCTCCGGCGGCGCAGCTGCTGGCGGTGGGGTAGTAGACTCCGCAGCTTTGGATGCTTATGCTTCCACCGTCACCGGTGAAGAAGGCGTGCTGGCAAATGTTGCACGCGGTATCCTCAGCCAGCTTGGCCTTGATAACAAGGAGCAGGTTGAAGGTGCAGAGATCGACACCGAGCTTTATGACGCCGTTGAGGCTGAATTGGGCACCGGTTGGTTGAAGCTGGTTACCCCAGTATTCTCCGCTGATCGCGCCATCCTCTTTGACGACCGTTGGGCTTCTGCTCGTGAAGATCTCGCTCGCTTGGCCAATGGTGCCGAGATTGCAGTTGAGCGCTTTATTGGCACCGGGGCAACCGTCGCAAAGCAGGCAAGCTGGTGGGCTGACCACGTGGAAGACACCGCTCTCGCCGCCACCCTGACCGAGGTTGCCAAGCTGGCTGCACAGCCAGCCGAGGAGCCACATGCTGAGGACGTTGCGCTGGTTACCGGCGCCGCTCCAGAGTCCATTGCTGGTGCAGTAGCTGCACGTTTGCTCTCTGAGGGCGCAACCGTCATCATGACTGCCTCCAATGTTTCCCAGGCTCGCAAGGAATATGCCCGCAAGCTCTACGCAAACAACGCTTCACCAAATGCGAAGCTGTGGATTGTTCCTGCGAACATGTCCTCCTACCGCGACGTTGATGCCCTGATCGACTGGATCGGCAATGAGCAGCGCGTCACCGTCGGTGGCTCTGTGACCGTGACCAAGCCTGCGTTGACCCCAACCTTGGCTTATCCTTTCGCAGCTCCATCTGTCTCCGGCTCCTTGGCTGATGCCGGCCCACAGGCTGAGAACCAGGCACGTTTGCTGCTGTGGTCCGTTGAGCGCACCATCGCAGGTCTGGCCAACTTGGCTTCCCGCGGTGTTGACGGTCGCGTCCACGTTGTTCTCCCCGGTTCACCAAACCGTGGCATGTTCGGTGGCGACGGTGCATACGGCGAGGTCAAGGCAGCATTTGATGCCATCTTGGCGAAGTGGGGCTCCGAGACCGGCTGGCCTGAGTTTGTCACCCTGGCACAGGCGCGCATTGGTTGGGTTGCAGGCACTGGCTTGATGGGACGCAATGACGTTCTAATCCCAGCAGCTGAGAAGCTGGGCATCCACGTTTACACCCCTGAAGAGATCTCCACTGAGCTACTGGGTCTGGCATCTGCTGAGTCCCGTGCAAAGGCTCTTGAAGCTCCGATCGATTATGACCTCACCGGTGGACTTTCCGGCGGCGTTTCCATCGCCGAACTGGCTGCATCCCTCGAGGCTGACACTGCTGAAGCAGCAGCTGAAGATGCAGAGACCATCAAGGCACTGCCTTCACCTAAGCACCCAGAGCAAAAGGCTGGCGCACAGGTTGGCGATGTCACCACTGATCTTGACGACATGGTTGTCATGGTTGGTGTCGGCGAAATTTCCTCATGGGGCTCCGGACGTACTCGCTTTGAAGCTGAATACGGTATCCAGCGTGATGGTTCTGTAGAGCTCACCGCCGCTGGCGTGCTGGAACTTGCTTGGATGATGGGTCTGATTTCTTGGAATGAAGATCCAAAGCCAGCTTGGTACGACGCTGATGGCACTGAAGTTCCAGAAGAAGAGGTCTACGAGCGCTTCCGCGATGAGGTTGTCGCCCGCTGTGGTATCCGCGAGCTTGTCAACGATGCATTCTTGGTAGACGGCGGCTCCATGGACGCTGCTGAGATCTTCCTCGATCGCGACATCTCCTTCTCCGTTACCTCTGCTGAAGAAGCTCAGGCATATGTGGATGCTGATGCATCTGCAACTGTTGAAGAGGCTGATGGTGAGTGGATTGTGACCAAGAAGAAGGGTTCCACCTCCTTCGTTCCTCGCAAGGCCACCCTGACCCGCTCCGTTGCAGGCCAGCTGCCAACCGACTTTGATCCAGCTAAGTGGGGCATTCCTGCTTCCATGCTTGATGCGCTAGACAACATCGCAGCATGGAACCTGGTCACCGCCGTGGATGCATTCTTGTCCTCCGGCTTCAGCCCTGCAGAGTTGCTGCAGTCTGTGCACCCAGCTGATGTGTCCTCCACCCAGGGCACCGGTATTGGTGGCATGCAGTCCCTGCGCAAGCTCTTCGTGAACCGCTTCCTAGGTCAGGATCGTCCTTCCGACATCCTGCAGGAGACCTTGCCTAACGTGGTTGCTGCACACACTATGCAGTCCTACGTTGGTGGCTACGGTCAGATGATCCACCCAGTTGCTGCTTGTGCTACCGCTGCAGTTTCTGTGGAAGAGGGCGTTGACAAGATTCGCCTCGGCAAGGCTGACTTTGTAGTTGCCGGTGGTATCGATGACATTCAGGTTGAATCCCTCACCGGCTTCGGCGATATGAATGCAACTGCAGATACCCAGGCAATGCTGGACAAGGGTATTGATCCTCGCTTCATCTCCCGCGGTAATGACCGCCGTCGTGGTGGCTTCCTCGAAGCTGCCGGTGGTGGAACCGTGCTGCTGGCTCGTGCTTCTGTAGCTGCTGATATGGGACTTCCAGTCCTCGCAGTTGTGGCACACGCACAGTCCTACGCCGATGGTGCTCACACCTCCATTCCTGCTCCAGGTTTGGGTGCGCTGGGTGCTGCGCGCGGTGGCGAGAACTCCCGCTTGGCTCGCGAGCTCAAGAAGATGGGTCTAACCCCAGATGACGTGCGCGTGATCTCCAAGCACGACACCTCCACCAACGCCAATGACCCTAACGAGTCTGAGCTGCACACCTTGCTCTGGAAGACCATTGGCCGCGAGGCAGACAACCCAATGTTCATCATCTCCCAGAAGTCCCTCACAGGACACTCAAAGGGTGGCGCTGCACTCTTCCAGATCGGTGGTTTGGTTTCCGTCCTGGAGACCGGCAAGTTGCCACAGAACGCGTCCCTGGACTGCGTTGATCCAGAGATGGCTGAAAAGGGCGAGAACTTCGTCTGGCTGCGCGAACCACTGGATCTCGGTGTTGGCACCATCAAGGCTGCTGCACTGACCTCCCTGGGCTTCGGTCACGTTGCTGCCGTGGTTGTCATGGCAACTGTCGGTGTCTTCGAAGAGGCAATGCGCAATGCGGGCCGCGACGTTGAGGAATGGCGCAAGCGCGCTACCGAGCGTCTGCGCGCAGGTGCGAACCGTCTGGAGGCCGGCATGGTTGGCCGTGCTCCACTGTTCGAGCAGGTTGAAGGACGCCGCCTCCCTGAAAAGGGAGCACACCAGGCTGAGATCAATATGCTTATCGACGCCGACGCTCGCCTCGGTGCTGACGGCACCTACCGGGTATAA
- a CDS encoding thymidylate synthase — MTVLTPYEDLLRKITEEGSHKDDRTGTGTTSLFGQQIRFNLAEGFPLLTTKKVHFHSVVGELLWFLRGDSNVKWLQDNNIRIWNEWADEDGELGPVYGVQWRSWPTPDGQHIDQIAGALETLKNNPDSRRNIVSAWNVSELENMALPPCHLLFQFYVADGKLSCQLYQRSADMFLGVPFNIASYSLLTHMFAQQAGLEVGEFIWTGGDCHIYDNHREQVAEQLSRDARPYPTLELKKADSIFDYTFEDIAVAGYDPHPVIRGKVAV; from the coding sequence ATGACTGTTCTAACCCCTTATGAGGATCTCCTCCGCAAAATTACCGAAGAGGGCTCCCACAAGGACGACCGCACTGGCACCGGCACCACTTCCCTTTTTGGCCAGCAGATTCGTTTTAATCTGGCCGAGGGTTTCCCACTACTGACCACCAAAAAGGTGCATTTCCACTCAGTAGTGGGCGAGCTTTTGTGGTTCCTCCGTGGCGATTCCAATGTGAAGTGGCTGCAGGACAATAACATCCGCATTTGGAATGAGTGGGCTGACGAAGACGGCGAACTCGGCCCCGTTTATGGCGTGCAGTGGCGTTCTTGGCCCACTCCCGATGGTCAACACATCGACCAGATCGCGGGCGCCCTGGAAACTTTGAAGAACAACCCTGATTCCCGCCGCAATATTGTCTCCGCGTGGAATGTTTCAGAGCTAGAAAATATGGCATTGCCCCCTTGCCACCTGCTCTTCCAATTTTATGTAGCCGATGGCAAGCTCTCCTGCCAGCTTTATCAGCGCTCAGCTGACATGTTCCTCGGCGTGCCTTTTAATATTGCGTCCTATTCTCTTTTGACCCATATGTTTGCCCAGCAGGCAGGCCTGGAAGTTGGAGAGTTCATCTGGACCGGTGGCGATTGCCATATTTATGACAACCACCGTGAGCAGGTTGCCGAGCAGCTGTCTAGGGATGCACGTCCCTACCCAACTCTGGAGCTCAAGAAGGCTGATTCCATCTTCGATTACACCTTCGAGGACATCGCCGTCGCAGGTTATGATCCACATCCCGTGATCCGCGGCAAAGTCGCCGTATGA